The Podarcis raffonei isolate rPodRaf1 chromosome 2, rPodRaf1.pri, whole genome shotgun sequence genome window below encodes:
- the LOC128409043 gene encoding uncharacterized protein LOC128409043, whose product MGACIPKPIPPAPLSVSNLLSAKESLEIANRGSDTMLTACLDHALLEFPREPRCLQDNATLTVQVRGRKRMEFVSGGGENKIVISWSKKKTRYNIEVSSLEVYLDRLSLCPAPLTSENLEKVRQELLKWGDVTKDLRACLDLAITEIEKEPPSVKSNAELTIECEGSCLDFISGKGKSRIHILFSNRQPRYRVRVTCMDIYVDRLNSRAVPLTSENLLKVWKETEGLKGCTVDLRACLKRALQEFNALTPRHRANATIFIDCDGKNFKMVSGHGDSWISVFNVVGDQHCRREVVLALADSGSSGRVTGPTSAKQGKEGPSVWMRKLEGRRGAEEGPSNQARRTFKVLSNGKRSKRGGPPNVIALEEFASSTWKWEEETTSSFAGRTFSREKRADMGLSKSSRAPGRECSLKSKALSTSGKRKRSDVRDGKEGEHAGWQSFPSGTATEEVLIHGHKEEAGKEMEPTSNGPSEDEDDDDEEEPPGVLEESSDSRQADDGPER is encoded by the coding sequence ATGGGTGCCTGCATCCCCAAGCCCATCCCTCCAGCACCCCTGAGTGTCAGCAACTTACTCTCAGCGAAGGAGAGCTTGGAGATAGCCAACCGGGGATCTGACACCATGCTGACAGCTTGCTTAGACCACGCCCTGCTAGAGTTCCCCCGTGAGCCGCGCTGCCTCCAGGACAATGCCACCTTGACCGTCCAGGTGAGAGGGAGGAAAAGGATGGAGTTTGTCTCCGGCGGAGGTGAGAACAAGATAGTCATCTCTTGGTCAAAGAAGAAAACCCGCTATAACATTGAGGTCTCCAGCCTGGAGGTGTACCTGGACCGGCTGTCCCTCTGCCCAGCTCCACTGACCtctgagaatttggagaaggtgAGGCAGGAGCTCCTTAAGTGGGGGGATGTCACAAAGGACCTGCGGGCCTGCCTTGATCTAGCCATAACAGAGATTGAGAAGGAGCCACCTTCAGTGAAGAGCAATGCTGAGTTGACCATTGAATGTGAAGGCTCCTGCTTGGATTTCATTTCTGGGAAGGGCAAGTCCCGCATCCACATCCTTTTCTCCAATAGACAACCTCGGTACCGGGTTCGAGTTACTTGCATGGACATCTACGTAGACAGGTTGAACAGCCGCGCGGTGCCCCTCACCTCTGAGAACTTGCTTAAAGTGTGGAAGGAGACAGAAGGCCTGAAAGGATGTACGGTGGACCTTCGGGCCTGCCTCAAGCGAGCCTTGCAGGAGTTTAATGCTTTGACTCCACGACACCGGGCCAATGCCACCATCTTCATTGACTGCGATGGAAAGAACTTCAAGATGGTGTCCGGGCACGGAGACAGCTGGATCTCTGTTTTCAATGTTGTCGGAGATCAACATTGCCGAAGAGAAGTGGTTCTGGCGCTGGCGGATTCCGGGTCGTCCGGCAGGGTAACAGGCCCGACCTCTGCGAAACAAGGGAAAGAAGGACCATCAGTTTGGATGAGgaaactggaagggaggagaggggcaGAGGAGGGCCCGTCCAATCAGGCAAGGAGAACTTTCAAAGTGCTGTCCAATGGGAAGAGATCTAAGAGAGGAGGGCCGCCCAATGTGATCGCATTAGAAGAATTTGCCTCTAGTACTTGGAAATGGGAGGAAGAAACAACATCATCGTTTGCAGGGAGGACTTTTTCCCGTGAGAAGAGGGCAGATATGGGGCTGTCCAAAAGTTCCAGGGCACCAGGAAGGGAATGTTCCCTTAAGTCAAAAGCATTATCGACCAGTGGGAAAAGGAAACGGTCTGATGTGAGGGATGGAAAAGAAGGAGAACATGCTGGGTGGCAGAGCTTTCCCAGCGGAACAGCAACAGAGGAAGTGTTGATCCATGGACACAAGGAGGAGGCTGGGAAAGAAATGGAGCCAACATCCAATGGACCAagtgaagatgaagatgatgatgatgaagaagagccACCTGGTGTTCTAGAGGAGTCTTCCGACAGCAGACAGGCAGATGATGGTCCAGAAAGGTGA